CCTGGAGGATGACTTCGGCCTCCCTACCCTTTACGCCCTATGCCGGGCTGTGAAATTTATGGAACAAGAACAGGTGCGCGGTGACATAAGCCTCATTATAAGCGGCGGGCTAAAAACACCGGGGGATTACCTGAAGGCCCTGGCCCTGGGAGCAGATGCCGTAGCCATAGGGACCATTGCCCTGTTCGCCATGGCTCACACCCAGGTTTTTAAAGCTTTGCCCTTTGAACCACCTATCGAGGTTGTCTTCCAGGAAGGTAAATATAAAGATAAACTTAATGTTGAAAAGGGAGCGAGAAACCTGGCCAGCTACCTGTTATCATCTGTAGAGGAAATGAAAACGGCCACCAGGGCTTTGGGGAAAGATTCCTTTAGCTCATTGAATAAAAGCGACCTTTTTGCCCTGGATAAACAAACAGCAGAAATTGCTGGTATGCCCCTGGGATACTAACTGAACTCAGTCCCAGCCAACCCGGATTAACGCTTAAGTACATGAAACGCCAAATCTATGCCCGCAATCTCAGCAACATCTTTATTGATAGTGACAATATCCTCCTTAGAAACTTCTTTGGTTGACGTTTTACCCAGGGCTTTTACTGCCTCCTCCATCTCATAAACTGTGGCATGAAGAAAACGGGCCAGACTTTTGGCCCCCTTATCGATATTAAATTTACCACTTTTCTTACCATGATAGTAAGCAATCTCCGGTGGGGGCTCAAAGGGTACTACTTTTAAAACCTGGGTATGGGTAACTGCAAAAAGTATTGCCGTTCCCATATAAACAGCATCCGCTCCCAGGGCCAGCATTTTCAAACATTCCCCCGGCGTGGAAATGCCGCCCCCCACCAACAGACTTACTTTTCCTTTTAAATCGTGCTTGGCCCAGAACTTTGCCGCCCTTGCAGCAGCTATCATGCCGGGAAGGCCGAAATCATCTTCCAATATGGGTAAGGAACCGTGGGTTCCCCCTTCTCCACCATCAACACTGACAAAATCCGCCCCGGAATTCACTGCTATCTCCAAGTCCCCTTCCACATATTTACCAGCCCCAATCTTAACCCCAACCGGCACACCCCCGGTGATATCCTTAAGATAATCCACCAGAGACTTTAAATCTTTTTCTGAGTTTACCCCCTCTATCCTGTTGTGTATAACTGCGTCCTGTCCCTTTCTTAAGCCCATTCTTTTTCTGAGCTTCTTACCTATCTTTTCAGCTTTTTTGGTTTTACCCGCTCCTGCATTCGCTCCGTGACCAAATTGTATCTCTATAGCGTCACTTTGCTTTAAAATATATTCTTCTTTATTCCAGTTCACCCGAGAATACTGTACGATTAGGTGCTTGGCCGCCTTTCTCTCGGATTCCAGCCAGGGCCCCAGACCCGTATTGGTAGCTGTTCCCGCAATACTGGTTCCCTTGGCAATGGCAACTTTATAGGCTTCCGTTAATGCCAGCCCGTAGCCCATGCCACCGGCTAAAATAGGAATTGTAAGATGTAGAGGCTGCTTTGCTTGCGGACCTATGACGACACTGGTATCGATGTTTGTCTCCCTGATTGTAGGTAAAGTCTCCAGTTGGGCAATGTTGAAAAAAATATCCTGCAGGAATTTAAACCTTCTTGGCCCGCCTATGGGCCTTTCAATAAAACTTTTGGTATGGGCACGCAGTTCTGTTTCCACCAAGATATTGGGATTAAATCTCTGAATAGAAGTAGATAATTCCCATATGTTTTTACTAAATTTTTCCGTCATTATCAAGTAAACAATTTTATCGGATATAAAATCAATGGCTTTTCGGGAAACAAATACACCACCGACTGCAGATAGGGTACCGAGGCCCAGCATTTTAAATAAATTAAAATTATTCTTCATCTTTTCACCCCGCATGCACAACTAGTATGTATCAAGTACAAACAATTCTTACACTCTTCTTGTAAATCGGCCATTAGTATCAGCAAGGCAAAAATACTTAACCTTAAATAAAAATTGCCGTATTATTACATACTATATTTGATACTAAAACATTGGAGGTGCAAATACAGCATGATAACCGCTGAAGTTTCTCTTTACCCGCAAAAAACAAATAACGCCAGTCAAATTATTAACAGCTCCCTGGAATCCCTAAACCATTATGACCTGCAGGCTAATATAGGTTCTGTATCTTCACGCCTGCAGGGTACGGAAGACCAAGTCTGGTCGGGCTTAAAAGCACTGTTTGACCAGGCCCAAAACCAGAGCGAAGTGAATATGGTAGTTACCATCTCCAACTGCGCTGATTAAAAAAAAGGGGGACTGTCCCCCTTTTGTCTTTTTTATTATCCAGTTAATTAAACTTGATTATTTTCAGGCAAACAAGTAAAATTTAGCATCTATGCTCATAATTAAACACAAATAGCACAAAATAACACTAAATACGTTTATGAGAAAGGGATCCGTATGCTCAGAATGCGGAAAAAAGAAAAGCAAATAGGAAACAGCGGTAGTCAGACACCCCGCACCCCGAACCAGCCCTTATCAAAAAGTGTAAACGAAAACCTAAAAAGCTTAGAGATCATTTTTAACAATTGTTCCGACGTTGTTTTTCGAGAATTTCTGTTAGCGCAAAAAGAACAAATAAAGCTGGCCCTGGTTTATATTGAAGGGTTAACAGATAAAACCCAGGTTAGCGAAGAGATAATGAAAGCCCTGTCGCTGGAAGTACCCATGGCCACCTCCAACACAGAAATCACTAAAGCCAACGCTCTGCATTATGTAAAAATGAGAGGTCTTTGCATCCACCAGGTTCAGGAAACCCGGAATATTACTGATGTGGTCAATGCTATTCTGTCCGGAAATACCATTTTACTGGTGGACGGGCATGATACCGCCATTATTAACAGCACCCAGGGCTGGGAAAAACGATCTATAGAGGAATCAAAAACCGAAATAATTGTGAGAGGCCCCCGGGAGTCGTTTGTAGAAACGCTTCGCACCAACACTTCCATGCTCCGGCGCAAAATCAAAAATCCGGACTTAAAAATTGAGACTATGGAATTGGGGGAGAAAACCCATACCAAAATTGCGCTGTTCTACGTGGCAGGGATAGTAAATGAAGGGTTGGTGGAGGAAGCCAGAAAAAGGCTGTCCAGGATCAAAATAGACGGTATCCTGGAGTCCGGTTACATTGAAGAGCTTATCTCGGACAACGCTTATACCCCATTCCCTACCATGGCCCATACCGACCGCCCGGACAGGGTAGCCGCTTACCTTTTGGAAGGCCGGATAGCAATCATGGTGGAAGGTACCCCGGTGGTTTTGACCGCACCCAGCGTATTCATGGAGGCCATTCAAACCCCCGAGGATTATTATGAGCGATCTATTTTTATGTCGGCTATACGTGGACTTCGCATACTTGGTATGTTATTGGCACTTACGCTACCTTCACTTTATGTGGCAATTATTTCCTTTCACCATGAAATGCTGCCTACCCCCCTGCTTTTAAGTATAGCGGCACAGCGGGAAGCGGTGCCCCTGCCGGTATTTGTGGAGGTACTGTTTATGGAAGTAGCCTTTGAGATTATCCGGGAGGCCGGTATCCGCCTGCCCCGCCCGGTGGGCCAGGCAGTAAGTATCGTGGCCGCACTGATCATTGGTGAGGCCGCGGTGTCTGCAGGAATGGTTGCCGGCGCCACCATCATCGTAGTGGCTCTCACCGCCATGGCTTCCTTTACTGTGTATTACAGCGGAAGCATAGCCTTTCGTATGCTGCGCTTTCCCCTTATATTCCTGGCCGGGTCCATGGGGCTATTCGGGCTGATATCAGGCATCATCGTAATGGTGGTGCACATGGCCAGCCTGCGCTCCTTCGGAGTCCCGTACCTGGAGCCTTTTGCACCAATTGTGCCAGGGGATTTGAAGGATTCAGTGGTTCGTGCGCCCTGGTGGGCAATTAAAAAACGGCCACACTTGATGGGCCAAAATGACCCGCGGCGGGCAAAACCCGGGATGAAACCAAAACCTCCGCGAAAAGGCTAAGCAAGGAGGAGAAAAGTTGCTGGAAGACGGTAAAATCGACGGCCGGCAGGCCGTTTACCTGAACATCACATATGTAATAGCTACAGGCTTACTTGGAGTAGGTGCTATTGCCGCCGGCAAAGCAAAAAGCGACGCCTGGATATCTTCCCTGCTGGCGACTTTCCTCAGCATGGGCATAGCCTGGCTGGTAGTAAAACTGGGCTCTATCTTTCCCGGTAAAACCCTTATTACATATCAAGAAGATATTCTCGGTAAATG
This window of the Bacillota bacterium genome carries:
- a CDS encoding FMN-binding glutamate synthase family protein — translated: MKNNFNLFKMLGLGTLSAVGGVFVSRKAIDFISDKIVYLIMTEKFSKNIWELSTSIQRFNPNILVETELRAHTKSFIERPIGGPRRFKFLQDIFFNIAQLETLPTIRETNIDTSVVIGPQAKQPLHLTIPILAGGMGYGLALTEAYKVAIAKGTSIAGTATNTGLGPWLESERKAAKHLIVQYSRVNWNKEEYILKQSDAIEIQFGHGANAGAGKTKKAEKIGKKLRKRMGLRKGQDAVIHNRIEGVNSEKDLKSLVDYLKDITGGVPVGVKIGAGKYVEGDLEIAVNSGADFVSVDGGEGGTHGSLPILEDDFGLPGMIAAARAAKFWAKHDLKGKVSLLVGGGISTPGECLKMLALGADAVYMGTAILFAVTHTQVLKVVPFEPPPEIAYYHGKKSGKFNIDKGAKSLARFLHATVYEMEEAVKALGKTSTKEVSKEDIVTINKDVAEIAGIDLAFHVLKR
- a CDS encoding spore germination protein, which encodes MLRMRKKEKQIGNSGSQTPRTPNQPLSKSVNENLKSLEIIFNNCSDVVFREFLLAQKEQIKLALVYIEGLTDKTQVSEEIMKALSLEVPMATSNTEITKANALHYVKMRGLCIHQVQETRNITDVVNAILSGNTILLVDGHDTAIINSTQGWEKRSIEESKTEIIVRGPRESFVETLRTNTSMLRRKIKNPDLKIETMELGEKTHTKIALFYVAGIVNEGLVEEARKRLSRIKIDGILESGYIEELISDNAYTPFPTMAHTDRPDRVAAYLLEGRIAIMVEGTPVVLTAPSVFMEAIQTPEDYYERSIFMSAIRGLRILGMLLALTLPSLYVAIISFHHEMLPTPLLLSIAAQREAVPLPVFVEVLFMEVAFEIIREAGIRLPRPVGQAVSIVAALIIGEAAVSAGMVAGATIIVVALTAMASFTVYYSGSIAFRMLRFPLIFLAGSMGLFGLISGIIVMVVHMASLRSFGVPYLEPFAPIVPGDLKDSVVRAPWWAIKKRPHLMGQNDPRRAKPGMKPKPPRKG